The nucleotide window TGGCGACCTTATGCAAAACTTCTGCATAATTGGCGCTTTCCCAGGTTTTACAATGAAAAAGAAGAGTGGCTATCAACAGATTTGGATTTAGATAGGGATCTGGAGTCATTTGCTTGTTGCTTGAGGGTCTCCAAACTTGTTGGAATAGGATTTATAGAAAACTACTTTCCACATCGAGTAGCAATGCAATTTGGAATTGATCAGGATATTCCAGGTCATGTAGAACAATGTGATGAGACTTCAGAAGTTGGTTGGACAAATTACTCTAGGCCTATCGTTGATTCAAAGTTTTATGTCCCATCAAGACTGTTCCAATCGGGTGTTACATCTCGATACTTGAAGTGGTGGAAGCAATTGGTCTTGGGCCAACAAGAATCAAATAAGGTTTCCGTGCAAAGAAGTTCAATACAGAAGAGGAAGCGTAGAGATTCTGTTGAGGAAGATAAACCAGGTACTTGTAGCAAACGCAAGAGATTTAGCAAAACAAAATTTAGCAATGCTATTAAATTGTCTAGCCAATTTCAAAGTTCTTCGTCCTCATTTACAGAAGATACAGAGATGCAAACTAGTATGCAGAGATTGAAAACAGACCAACAGGCtgcaaaaataaagaagaaagctAGAGTTCCTGATGTTCCACCTGGTTTTCATCCCAAATATAACGTGGTGAAAATGGAAAATTCCCATGATCAAACAGATGAGGAAATGTTGACTACCTGTCATAATTGCAAGACTTTTGGCAAGAGAGCCTTTGATAATAGTGATATGTTGTTTGGTCAATCTCAAAGCTCTTCAGCTTCATTTACGCATGATAAAACTGCAAGAAAGATGGATTCAATGCCAAAATTTGTAGAGAACATTTTGCATAGTGAGGTTGCAGTGGGGAGTTCACAGAGAGGCATGGAAGAAACAAGTAAGAGTAAACAAGGAAATCTGGTTTATAACAAGGTAAGCCTCACTGGCAATGAAGGAGAAGATAGTAGTGATACACTTGAAATACCAGGATTGGCACTTGAGGCTCGGATTAAAAGGCTTGAAAAAGAAATTACTATACTAAAAGCAGCAAGATTTGGCAACAGGTTTCCATACAGATGAATGTAGTAAAgattagtttaatttttttttctgataTTATTGTTGAACTTTTTCATATGAAAACAGCAGTAACTTTTTATTGAATGCAGAATAAACCTAAGTGTTTGAGCtcaaaataacattttattatccTTCTACTACTTCTGATCAAAGATTAAATCATGCCAAACTGAGTCATCATCTCAGTCTGAATGGTAAATTCAGCAACTCTTTCTTTTTCTAGCTAATTGTGAATCAGACATAAAAAGAGAAGTTCTTGGGGAGAGGATTTCAGGCAGCAAAACTATGAGtaacaaaataaataaacataGATGAAGTAATCAATATCAAATGTATTTAATGATTCCAAAATGTTAATAATACTATATCTAATATATTTTCTATTCAATTGCAtaaaattttccttcttttttctttttcattggtTTCTTACAAGGACTtgttattaatttcatttaaaaagTTTTATAAACAGGATAATAGTTTTGTGGTCTACTGGCTTTTACAGTTAAGTTGGTAACTTTTTCTTTTAGAATGAACTTCTAAAACTATATTAGTTTTTACAATttactttatatttttttaattattttaaataacaaaGAATTCTCTTGCTTCTAATAGATATAATCAAAATTGTgaaatcaaattattttaaattaaaaacaaaaaggatttaataataatttttatcaaattcaGGGCTTCAAATTGTAATTTACCCATAATGAAAAAGGAGGGAGGTTTTCTTACCTAATTGCGCTCTCGCCCTGCAACTACAATCTGTGCCTATCTGACAAGAGAGAGAAAGAGCAAGAAATTGCATTCTTTGTCAAACTCCACCTGCATACCTTCCCTCCATTATCACTTTGTGCAAAGCTCTCTGCTCCTTTTGCCTTTGTGATTCTCTGAACCCACTTATTTTCCCAAGTTTCCCCTTCATAGAGGTTGTTTTACTGAAACAAAACTCCCTAACGAGGCAAAACAATGGAGGAGCTACATCTTTGATTTCCCTCATTTTCCCGAAAAAAACAGAAAATTTCTGcaattgttgaaaaaaaaaatgatacccATTTCCCGCCAAGTACCTTCCTTTCCAATTTTACGATCGATCCCTTGT belongs to Hevea brasiliensis isolate MT/VB/25A 57/8 chromosome 4, ASM3005281v1, whole genome shotgun sequence and includes:
- the LOC110670839 gene encoding uncharacterized protein LOC110670839, with translation MAKPFLDTTSTIIEEREVLIISPVGDCKPILRTAHFLKPIISSIDEPDLPSYSVSLPLPPAFAPSFKVSFGAWRHHHKDWNKWVSCMHSIHHSAWEKAGICEAILSSTYEIPRYDNLIFGLAEYWCPNTNTFIFPWAEATITLEDVMFLGDYPVLGSPVSCSVQKIEWKKIEGKLMDTQKVVMSKAKKVCQYAWMRNFIQCGTEIEHEAFLSLWLSRFVFQNSAQTIRKNIFPIAINLARGIPVALAPAVLASIYRDLSRLKGIIISSKFKTGEDVNNESILHIPSPFQLVQLWAWERFQALQPNPNMIIRGDPRFSRWNKVRFSKVDDVGLALASAGESFVWRPYAKLLHNWRFPRFYNEKEEWLSTDLDLDRDLESFACCLRVSKLVGIGFIENYFPHRVAMQFGIDQDIPGHVEQCDETSEVGWTNYSRPIVDSKFYVPSRLFQSGVTSRYLKWWKQLVLGQQESNKVSVQRSSIQKRKRRDSVEEDKPGTCSKRKRFSKTKFSNAIKLSSQFQSSSSSFTEDTEMQTSMQRLKTDQQAAKIKKKARVPDVPPGFHPKYNVVKMENSHDQTDEEMLTTCHNCKTFGKRAFDNSDMLFGQSQSSSASFTHDKTARKMDSMPKFVENILHSEVAVGSSQRGMEETSKSKQGNLVYNKVSLTGNEGEDSSDTLEIPGLALEARIKRLEKEITILKAARFGNRFPYR